From Ndongobacter massiliensis:
CAGACTGCAGATTTTCCGGCGTAATCACGGCTTTTGGCGAACCGAATCCCGCCACTTGCCCCGATTTCATCAGGAGCACTTTACTGCCTACGGAAAAGGGATGCTCCGGGCTATGCGTCGACATGACAATACAGTACCCTTGCCCCGCCAGTTCCAAAATCACTTTCATGAGCAGTTGATGATTGGCGTAATCCAGGTTTGCCGCCGGTTCGTCCATGACAAACACTTTAGCGGATTGGCAAATCGCACGGGCAATCAAAATCAACTGTCGCTGTCCCCCACTGAGCGTCGTATATTTTTTATTGGCCAGATCCAGTGCATTGACCTTCTCCAAGGCGGCAAAGGCGGCTTCCCGGTCAATTTTTTTCGGCGTGTCAAAAGCGGAAAAATGGGATGCGCGTCCCATCACGACGACATCCAAGACCGTGTAGGCAAAAATGGGGGAATGATATTGCGGAATGTAAGCGATCAGGTTAGCTAATTCTTTTGGACGCAGATTTCTGGTATCCCGACCGTCGATGTATATGCTGCCTTTCGTGACCGGAATGGAGCCGAGTAGGAGTCGAAAAAGGGTTGTTTTTCCACAGCCGTTCGGTCCCACGAGGCAGAGTACATCGCCACGATCTGCATGGCAACTCACACCTTTAACGATATCCCCTTTTCCGTATCCGCCATGGACATCCTTGATCTCTAAAAGCATCAGGCGCGCTCCTTTCGCTTGATGATGAGGTAGAGAAAGAATGGAGCGCCCATAATGCTCGTGACAACGCCGATGGGCAGTTCCATTGAGAGGATCGAGCGTGCGATATCATCCATCAAAACTAAGTAGCCGGCGCCCAACATCGCACTGGCGGGAATTAAACGGCCGTAGTCGACCCCGACTAAGGAGCGTGCCAGGTGCGGGACCATCAAACCCACCCATCCGATCAAGCCGCCAAGGCAGACGGAAGCGGCACTCAAGAGCGTAGCGGCTGCGATAAACAATAAGCGATAGCCTCGTATATTGATTCCTAAACTTTTCGCTTCTTCTTCCTCCAAGGTTAGGAGATTGAGTTGCCAGCGAAACAGCAACATGATACTTAAGCCGAGGAGCATAGGCACAAGGCTCCATTGAAAGGACTCCATCGTCGTTTTCGTCAGGCTTCCCATCAGCCAAAACGTTATTTGCTGCAAAATATCATTCGGATCGGCAATGTATTTGATCATGGTAACGCCCGCATTACAAAGGGACATAATCATAGAACCGGTAAGCACCAAACTGAGCGTATGCGAATGCGCTGATTTTCGGCTGATAAAATACGAAGCGGAAACGGCGCTTGTGCCGCCGATAAAGGCCGCCAGTTGAATCGTCCAACTGGTGGCGCCGTTTAGAATGGCAAAGGCAGCACCAAGACTTGCCCCGGACGAAACGCCCAAAATATCGGGCGATACCAAGGGATTGCGAAACATGCCCTGAAACGCCGCTCCCGCCACGGACAAGGAAGCGCCGATGAATACGGCGGAAAGAATGCGCGGCAAACGGATGTTCCAAAATATGGTAATCGCTTGCGGCACTAATTCCCCCTTATAGCCGAATCGGGACAGAAAAGCTTGCATCACCTGCGCCGGCGACAGCGGATAATAGCCGATGTAAAAAGAAAACAGCATGAGGAGCAATAACAAAATCAACATGCCCGTCATCAAGAGACGGTACCGGCGTCGCTGCGCGGCTTCCTTTTTTATTGCAATATGATTACGGTACATAATATTCCCCTGTTTTTTCTTGACGTTTTTTAATGTCCATGCTAAACTTTCCTAGCGATATATTTTTAAAAGCAACTCGCTTTTAGAAGCATATTGCAAGAACTCTGCTCTGTCAATCTTTTTCAATGCCACCGCAGGGAAAAAAACAGAAAGGTGCATCATGATGAAAAGCAACAAACGTTTGCTTGCTTTGCTTCTGGGTCTCGTAATGGCGGTGAACTTACTTGCCGGCTGCGGGCAGACGGCGAAACCCGCCGAGACACCAGCGCAGAGCACCGAACAAAGCAGTGAGTCGGTTGTTTCCGAGGAATCTGCGCAATCCGAAAAGGCAGAAACACCGTCCACGCGTGAGATTACGGACATGGCCGGACGAAAGGTAACCATTCCCGCCGCCGAACAAATTGAGTCCGCATACTCCACGAATCCCGTTTCGGCAATTTTCCTGTACATGGTCAATCCCGATAAACTCTTGGGCTGGAACTATGAGCTCAACGACATCGAGAAGTCCATTATTTTGGAAAAATACCACGATCTCCCCAATTTCGGCATGGGTGATGCCGTCAACTATGAGGCGGTCATCGCCGCAAAGCCGACGATTGCCGTCCATTGCGCGAGTATCAAGGATTCCACGGCAGCCGATTGCGATGAACTGGAAGAAAAATTGGGAGTGCCGGTGATTGCCGTCGATAGCGATCTGAAGAATTCCGCCGCCGCATTCCGCTTTATGGGTGAGTTGCTCGGCGAAGAAGATCGCTGCGAGAAGCTTGCCGCCTATGCGGAAAAGACCTTTGCGGATATTGCAAAACTGGCCGATATTCCGGAAGAGGAACGGGTTCGCGTTTACTACGGCAACGGCGAAGATTCTCTCGAAACCGCCCCGAACGGCTCGAAGCACGCGCAAATCCTCGACGCAATCCATGCGATTAATGTTGCCGATCTCGAAATGGGCGACGGTTCCCGCGTTCAAATCTCCGCCGAGCAACTCTTGGCATGGGATCCCGATGTCATCGTCGTCAACGGCGAACCCAAATCCAACATGAGCGGTAGCTCCGCTGCCGAAGCCATTTTGAACAATCCGGATTTTGAAAGCCTGAAAGCCGTTCAAGAAGGCAAGGTGTATGGAACGCCCAATGCCCCATTCAGCTGGGTGGATCGTCCGCCAGGACCGAATCGCCTCATCGGGATGCGTTGGTTCTCTGCTTTGATTTATCCGGATATTATCCAG
This genomic window contains:
- a CDS encoding ABC transporter ATP-binding protein, giving the protein MLLEIKDVHGGYGKGDIVKGVSCHADRGDVLCLVGPNGCGKTTLFRLLLGSIPVTKGSIYIDGRDTRNLRPKELANLIAYIPQYHSPIFAYTVLDVVVMGRASHFSAFDTPKKIDREAAFAALEKVNALDLANKKYTTLSGGQRQLILIARAICQSAKVFVMDEPAANLDYANHQLLMKVILELAGQGYCIVMSTHSPEHPFSVGSKVLLMKSGQVAGFGSPKAVITPENLQSVYDIEMDVITLHDRYGAERTICLPVKELRHPANTQ
- a CDS encoding ABC transporter substrate-binding protein translates to MMKSNKRLLALLLGLVMAVNLLAGCGQTAKPAETPAQSTEQSSESVVSEESAQSEKAETPSTREITDMAGRKVTIPAAEQIESAYSTNPVSAIFLYMVNPDKLLGWNYELNDIEKSIILEKYHDLPNFGMGDAVNYEAVIAAKPTIAVHCASIKDSTAADCDELEEKLGVPVIAVDSDLKNSAAAFRFMGELLGEEDRCEKLAAYAEKTFADIAKLADIPEEERVRVYYGNGEDSLETAPNGSKHAQILDAIHAINVADLEMGDGSRVQISAEQLLAWDPDVIVVNGEPKSNMSGSSAAEAILNNPDFESLKAVQEGKVYGTPNAPFSWVDRPPGPNRLIGMRWFSALIYPDIIQCDIKEEVHTFFDLFYHSDLNEEQMDRLLKGTL
- a CDS encoding iron ABC transporter permease; protein product: MYRNHIAIKKEAAQRRRYRLLMTGMLILLLLLMLFSFYIGYYPLSPAQVMQAFLSRFGYKGELVPQAITIFWNIRLPRILSAVFIGASLSVAGAAFQGMFRNPLVSPDILGVSSGASLGAAFAILNGATSWTIQLAAFIGGTSAVSASYFISRKSAHSHTLSLVLTGSMIMSLCNAGVTMIKYIADPNDILQQITFWLMGSLTKTTMESFQWSLVPMLLGLSIMLLFRWQLNLLTLEEEEAKSLGINIRGYRLLFIAAATLLSAASVCLGGLIGWVGLMVPHLARSLVGVDYGRLIPASAMLGAGYLVLMDDIARSILSMELPIGVVTSIMGAPFFLYLIIKRKERA